A genomic segment from Spinacia oleracea cultivar Varoflay chromosome 3, BTI_SOV_V1, whole genome shotgun sequence encodes:
- the LOC110801382 gene encoding 1-aminocyclopropane-1-carboxylate oxidase homolog 1 isoform X1, which produces MAPALSPNMVVDTNYKRKDELKAFDESKMGVKGLIDAGVTQLPRIFVNDLPPSPISPKVNNIQQLSIPVIDFAGLEDGGPERRNEIMKELSDTCEKWGFFQVVNHGIPQDVLEEMLKGARRFHDLDAEAKKSYYSRVIDPKKKFVFTSNFYLYTGHVTNWRDTTIAIMNPMPKPEEFSETCRDIMMEYGNCVRRLGLTLMELLSEAMGLSPNHLKDMDSAEEHLLLTHYYPPCPQPELAIGINQHADNDILTVLLQDDIGGLQVLHDDVWYDVPYIPGALVINTGDLLQLISNDKYKSVIHRVQSKKVGPRISVACFFRPAMKSPRLLAPIKELLSDENPAIYRETTVGKYHAHYTKIGQDYGVESALEYFKLNK; this is translated from the exons ATGGCTCCGGCTTTGTCCCCAAACATGGTAGTTGATACAAACTACAAGCGCAAGGATGAACTAAAGGCCTTCGACGAGTCAAAAATGGGTGTGAAGGGCCTTATTGATGCGGGGGTAACACAATTACCCCGTATTTTTGTCAATGACCTACCACCATCCCCAATCTCGCCAAAGGTGAACAACATTCAACAACTAAGTATTCCAGTAATAGATTTCGCAGGATTAGAAGATGGAGGTCCTGAGAGACGAAATGAGATTATGAAGGAGTTATCCGACACGTGTGAGAAGTGGGGGTTCTTTCAAGTCGTGAACCATGGAATACCCCAAGATGTGttggaagagatgcttaaaggTGCTAGGAGGTTTCATGACTTGGATGCCGAGGCCAAAAAATCGTACTATAGTCGTGTGATTGACCCTAAAAAGAAATTTGTGTTCACATCCAATTTTTATCTCTACACTGGACATGTGACAAACTGGAGGGATACTACAATTGCCATCATGAACCCAATGCCCAAGCCAGAAGAATTCTCGGAAACCTGCAG GGATATAATGATGGAGTATGGAAATTGCGTGAGGAGACTTGGGTTAACATTGATGGAGCTACTATCTGAGGCTATGGGTCTAAGCCCAAACCATTTGAAAGACATGGATTCTGCTGAAGAACACTTGCTGTTGACCCATTATTATCCTCCATGCCCGCAACCCGAATTGGCAATCGGAATCAACCAACACGCTGATAATGACATCCTCACGGTGCTCCTACAAGATGACATTGGCGGACTTCAAGTTCTTCATGATGATGTTTGGTATGATGTTCCTTATATCCCTGGCGCTTTGGTCATCAACACTGGAGACCTTTTACAa CTAATTAGTAACGACAAGTACAAGAGCGTAATCCATAGGGTGCAGTCAAAGAAGGTTGGTCCAAGAATTTCAGTGGCTTGTTTCTTTAGGCCTGCCATGAAAAGCCCTAGATTGCTTGCACCAATTAAGGAATTACTATCCGATGAAAATCCAGCAATTTATAGAGAAACCACAGTTGGAAAATATCATGCTCATTACACCAAAATTGGCCAAGATTATGGTGTTGAATCGGCTCTAGAATATTTCAAGCTcaacaaataa
- the LOC110801382 gene encoding 1-aminocyclopropane-1-carboxylate oxidase homolog 1 isoform X2 has protein sequence MKELSDTCEKWGFFQVVNHGIPQDVLEEMLKGARRFHDLDAEAKKSYYSRVIDPKKKFVFTSNFYLYTGHVTNWRDTTIAIMNPMPKPEEFSETCRDIMMEYGNCVRRLGLTLMELLSEAMGLSPNHLKDMDSAEEHLLLTHYYPPCPQPELAIGINQHADNDILTVLLQDDIGGLQVLHDDVWYDVPYIPGALVINTGDLLQLISNDKYKSVIHRVQSKKVGPRISVACFFRPAMKSPRLLAPIKELLSDENPAIYRETTVGKYHAHYTKIGQDYGVESALEYFKLNK, from the exons ATGAAGGAGTTATCCGACACGTGTGAGAAGTGGGGGTTCTTTCAAGTCGTGAACCATGGAATACCCCAAGATGTGttggaagagatgcttaaaggTGCTAGGAGGTTTCATGACTTGGATGCCGAGGCCAAAAAATCGTACTATAGTCGTGTGATTGACCCTAAAAAGAAATTTGTGTTCACATCCAATTTTTATCTCTACACTGGACATGTGACAAACTGGAGGGATACTACAATTGCCATCATGAACCCAATGCCCAAGCCAGAAGAATTCTCGGAAACCTGCAG GGATATAATGATGGAGTATGGAAATTGCGTGAGGAGACTTGGGTTAACATTGATGGAGCTACTATCTGAGGCTATGGGTCTAAGCCCAAACCATTTGAAAGACATGGATTCTGCTGAAGAACACTTGCTGTTGACCCATTATTATCCTCCATGCCCGCAACCCGAATTGGCAATCGGAATCAACCAACACGCTGATAATGACATCCTCACGGTGCTCCTACAAGATGACATTGGCGGACTTCAAGTTCTTCATGATGATGTTTGGTATGATGTTCCTTATATCCCTGGCGCTTTGGTCATCAACACTGGAGACCTTTTACAa CTAATTAGTAACGACAAGTACAAGAGCGTAATCCATAGGGTGCAGTCAAAGAAGGTTGGTCCAAGAATTTCAGTGGCTTGTTTCTTTAGGCCTGCCATGAAAAGCCCTAGATTGCTTGCACCAATTAAGGAATTACTATCCGATGAAAATCCAGCAATTTATAGAGAAACCACAGTTGGAAAATATCATGCTCATTACACCAAAATTGGCCAAGATTATGGTGTTGAATCGGCTCTAGAATATTTCAAGCTcaacaaataa